The window TATTTAAATTTTCTTGCCAGGTAAGAAAGGTCATTTACACGACAAACGCGATAGAAAGCCTTAATTCCACCTATCGCAGGCTCAACAGCCAAAGAAGCGTATTCCCCAGCGCAGGCGCCCTTCTGAAAGCCTTATATCTTGCTACTTTTGAAGCAACCAAGAAATGGAGTATGCCAGTTAGGAACTGGCGCAGTATCCTTGGTGAACTAGCTGTAATGTATGAAGGACGGATGCCTGAATAGGCTAAGAATAATAAAAAGCGGCCAGTGTTTGTATTGACACTGGCCACTTAATAGGTTGATAATTTTGTTATACAGGGATCGTTATTAGCCCTAGTTGTATTGGATTTCTCACAGAAGGTCCATATTTACAGAGTTTTTTTCACACGCCCTCAGTCATTTTATTCCCTCCTCAGGATTTATCAGGCTTGATGCGGATAACTAAAAAGACGCCCATATCTCTGGTACGGTGAGCTGAAAAAGGGCGCTCTTGCCGGCCGCTCAAAGCCATTTTTGCCAGTTGAACTCTTCCGGTTGGTTTACGGATGGAGCCATTGTCGTAATATCGTCATAACAGGCCAGCGGTATCGTATGACGGATGGCTCCGTGGCGGCATTCCAACGCGCAGACGCCGCAGTGGCTGCATTCGTCCTGGTAGGCGACGACCGGCCTTTTTTTATCGCCGTCCCAGCCTATCACGTCGTTCGGACAGTGCTTATAGCAGGCTCCGCAGTTCAGACACTTATCATAGATGATCTCCACGCTCATAAATAATTACGCCTCCTTTAACTCCGGCACCTCGCAGGTACCGATCGTCATCTCGCCGTCGTCGTCCCTCTCGATGACCACCCACTTCTCCCACGCGGGGTCGGTGTCGGGGTAATCCGTGCGATAGTGCACATAATTTGCCAGGTGGCGGAAGCGGGTCTCCTTTCGGTACATAGAAGCCCTGATATGCATCTCCGCGTAATCGATGATGCTTTTGGCCTCACAGCAGCGCATCAGTTCGTGAGGGCTGGCCGCAGTCAGCTTATCCGTAAAGTCCCTTCTGTAATCCAAAAGCTTTCCCAGCGCATATTCCATCATGTTCTCGCTCTTGAAATAACCGACGTCGTTTGTGACGAGCTCACGCACGGCCAGTTCCAGCTCTTTGGGATTGATGCCCTCTCTTCTGGCCAGGGGCGCGCATATCTCTTCCTCAAGTTGACGCAGATACGCCTCAGGCGCCTCGGGCTGCCCGATAGCGGAGGCATAGGCCGACGCCTCCTCCGCCGCGATATCCCCGGTGACGCTCGCTCCGACAATCGCCCGCGCGAAAGCGGTCGTAGCTCCAGCGGCGTAGAGTCCGGGAACGGAGGTCCTCAGCCTTTCGTCAACGAGCGGCCCTCCCATGACGCAGCAGGGGTCCAGCTTCATCGGTATAAGGTTCTTTCTTATATCAAGATTCCGCTGCTTAAACCATTGCTTTGTGATGGGATATTCGTTCGACATCTCCCTCTCATACATCTTCAAGGCATCTTCGGGTACGTCCCTTAAATCCCAGTAAAGCGGGCTGCAGCCTTCGATGATCTCCTTCTGCATAATGAAGCAGCGCATGATGCTCTCCTCCGGGGTGTTCAGCAGGACCTCCCCGTTGCGGTTGATGAGCTTGCCCATTTTATCGAACGGCTTGACCCCGACGATGCCGCCGCCGGCCCTGACGGTGACATAATCCCAGTAAAGGAACTCCATGTTGACCATCTTCGCCCCGGCACGATAGGCCATCGTCTCCGCGTCGCCGGTATTAGTCGGTGAAAAATAGGTATTGAAGGGGCCGTCCGGCGCGATATACTGCCTGGTCGTCTCTCCGGTGCAGAGTATCGTCGCCTTGGCGATAAAGGCCGTGAGCTCGCCGCTTCTCGTGTTAAGCCCCACCGCGCCGATCACGCGGCCGCCCTCCTTGATCAGCTCGACGCCCATAGTCCTTTCAAAAATCTTTGTCGTTGTTTTTTCAACGGCCTTTCCCAGCTTGACCTTGGTGTCCACCCCTCTGTATGAAATACAGCAGAAATGGCGTTCCGGGATACGCCAGATAAAATAACTTCCGTCGTCCTCCCTGAGGGGGACGCCGAACTCCTCCAGATCCTTCACGCGCTCATAGGCGTGTACGTCGACCGCCAAAGTCACATTGGGGTCCACCAGATCCTTCTTCGCGGACGCCGCGTATTCTCTGGCCTCCTCATAACTTATCGATTCGGGATGGACTCCGATAGACACATGGTCCATTCCGGGACCGACGCTCCCGCCGCGCCGCAGCGTCGCCTTATCAAGAAGGGCCACGCTCTTTCCCATCTTACTGGCCCTTATTGCGGCGAAACATCCGGCGATGCCGCCGCCAATGACCAGTATCTCAGTCTGTACTATTTTCATGACCGCACCCCTGTTATCGTAAAATTTTTAACAGCATTGGTTACTAAATCGTGATCTAAAGATGTCCTTTGCCTGATGCCACGATTATCCAATAGTTTTTTTTATAATTCCAACAACAATAAATGGTGATACCACAAAATAAATTTGTGGCGTAATGGAAAGGTTTTTACTCTTTGCCGGGGCGGCTTTTGCCGTATGCGCGGCGCGCTGCCGTCGGATATTCGGGCGGCGTCAGTTTCGTGAGGTATGATGTACGATAAAATCGATAAATCTGTCAGTGGCGCGACTTAAAGGCCTGCCCCTCCGGCGGACCAGTCCATATTTCCACACCATATCTTCGTCCGCGAGCGGTATCTTGAGGCAGTGCTCCATATCCATATCCCGCGTGATATATTCCATACAGACGAAGACACACATGTTCATCTTTACCATGCTCAGCAATATCCCGCTTTCACCGCTTTCGACGATAAATTCAGGCGTTAACCCGTGACGGCGGCAGCACTCCACGAGCTTATGATATACCTCATAATACTTGTTAAGAGAGACGAGCTTTTCGTTTCTTAAATCAGCAACGCTAACCGACCCTCTGCCTGCCAGCGGACTTTCCCTGTTGACCACGGCATAAATTTTTTCCTCACCGACGGGAATATATTCCATATCAGTAATATCATGGGGGCGGGGGCAGAGCGCAATGTCGGCCGTGCCGTTCAAGACGTTCTCAACGCAGGCGGTATCGGAGCTTTCTATGCCTTTTAACTCGATATCCCGGTTTGCCTCGCGGAACCGGAAGAGCATGTCGGGCGAACAGGCCTGTAGAACGCCAGGCGCCAGCCCCAGAAAAAGCGGTTCCCTGATCCTATCGAACCGGGCGCCTAGTTCCAGCGTCATTTCGTCAAAATTCCTCACCAGAGGGATAGACAGGTCGCGCAGAATATCTCCCGCCGCCGTAGGCACGATGCCGTTGGGCGTGCGCTCAAAGAGAGCGCGCCCCAACTCCCTTTCCAGCGTGATGATGGAGCTGCTCAAGGCCTGCTGGGAGAGGAAAAGATTTTCCGCCGTTTTTGTAAAACTTCCCGTTTCATACAAATCCAAAAAACGTTTCAGTTGTTTTATATCCATTCCGCATCACCGCCGGCGTCCTTGAACTTAAGAGATAGTCAGACTGCTCCTATTATAAGGCATCATAGTGAAAGGCAGGGCGGCGGGATAAATTATTTAACCACAGCTGTGGGCGAAAGCGGCGGCGCGAAACCATTTGCCGTTGCAGGGATAAAAAAAGACTGCCCCGCGCGGGGGCAGTCTCAATATATCGCGGCCTCTGCGCCGCCTGTAACAGAGGGTCGTCCGTCGGGATCGCGGGATTACATAAGCTCCAGCGCCGACTGCAGGACCAGACAGACCCCGGTGATTCCCGCCCAGCAGGAGGCTCCCAGAAGGATAGGCTTGCCGCCGTTCTTTATAAGTTTGACGATATTCGTATTCAGGCCGATGGCCGCCATCGCAAGGATGATAAAGAACTTACTCAGCTCCTTTACGGGGCCGAACGTGGAGGCCGAAACGCCATAGCTTACGGCCACGGTCGTTATGACGGAGGCGGCGATGAAGAAGAGGATAAAAAACGGGAATATCTGTTTCATGTCAACTTTGCCGCCGTAGCCCTCCTTTTCCTTGCGCGCATACGTAGTGGCTAAAATCAAAGTGATGGGGATGATGGCTAAGGTTCTCGTCAGCTTTACCGTCACGGCTTTATCCAGCGTAGCCGAGCCGAGATTCCACATACTGTCCCATGTCGCGGCCGTGGCCGTCACCGAAGATGTATCGTTGACCGCGGTACCCGCGAAGATGCCGAAAGGCTCTCCCGAAGCGATGTTAAAGCCGATCATCTGACCAAGTGCCGGGAATACGAGCGCGGCCACCACGTTAAAGAAGAAAATTACTGAGATCGCCTGCGCGACCTCCTCCTCGTCGGCGTCGATCACAGGCGCCGTGGCGGCGATCGCGGAGCCGCCGCAGATGGAGGAACCGACGCCGATCAGCATCGATATCTTCGAGGGAATGCGCATCGTCTTATGCAGCGCGTAAGCGACCAGCAGGGAGACCGATATCGTGCAGATAATGATCGGGAGCGACTGCCTGCCAGTCTGTAACACGACGTTGAGGTCCATTCCGAACCCCAGCAGGATTACGGCCCACTGCAGCACCTTCTTGGAGGTAAATTTGATGCCGGAATCGACCTTTGACTTATCCTTCAAAAATATCGTCAGCAGCATCCCCGCCAAAATAGCGATGACCGCGCCTCCGACGATGGGAAACATCTTTCCCAGAAACCAGGCCGGAGCGGCGATCGCAAAGCAAAGCATAATTCCGTATCCATTCTTTCTCACAAAGTCCATATTCATTAAACCCTCTTTCTTAATAATCAGCGGTAACGGGTGTATTATAAGCATGTTTTATTAAAACTCAAAATTATAAATATTGATGAAACAATAAATTTAAGTTATGATAAAAAGTGGAGAAATAGAAAGTTTCCGCCGATGGTGGGGATATTGGACAAAGACGATAAATCGTACCTCAAAGGCCGATTTCATCTAAGCGGGAACAGAGATAAACAGCGATTTAGCTTCTAAAGGCTGAACTGTGAATTACGGTTTAGCAAAGATTTTGGCTCCATCATTGAGGGAGCTGGCTCGGCGGTGTTTTTCCGCCGAGACTGAGGGAGAGTTGACCTTAGGTTCTCCCACGGCTTTTGCCGCAGACTCTGTATGGCGCGGTTCCCGCGCCATACAGAGCAACACTCCTTCCGTCTCGCCGCAAAAGCGGCGGCGATCCACCTTCCTCAGGGAGGAAGGCTTTAAAAAAACGCCGTTTATCATCGATAGGGTAAAAGCTAAACAGCAATTTATCTTTTTCCCTACCAGAGATAAATCGTAGTTTGACAAAATTAGGAGTTGTTTTGATGCTGGATTTTAGGATAAAGACATTTTTAAGCGTATGCAAATACATGAACCTCACCTACGCCGCGGAAGAGCTGCACATCACGCAGCCGGCTGTATCGCAGCAGATACGTTACCTGGAAAAACTATACGGCGTCAGGCTGCTGGTCCGAGAGGGGAAAAAAATAAAGCTGACCCCCGCGGGAGAGGTCCTTCTCTCGACGATGACGCTGCTGCGAAACGACGAGAACGCGATGATCAAGCGCATGCGGCAATACAACGAAAAGAAAAAGGCCCTGATATTCGGTGTGACCCTTACGATCGGCGAATATGTTATCGTTTCGCCTCTGGCGCAGTATCTTAAAAAACATCCCGAGACGGACATCCATATCAAATATGGCAACACCTCCCTGCTTTTGGAGCACCTTCGCGGCGGCGAGATTGACTTTGCGCTTGTGGAGGGCTATTTCAAATCGCACGACTACGACACGCTGCACTACCGGACGGAAAAATATATCCCTGTCTGCGCGGCGGGGCACCGCTTCATAAAAGATGTAAAAACGCTGAGCGACCTGCTGCCGGAAAGACTCCTAGTCAGGGAACAGGGCTCGGGAACGAGAGACATCCTGGAAAAAAACCTGGAGACCCGTAACCTATCCATCCCGGACTTCTCTCACCTCGTCGAAGTGGAAAACATGCACACTATCGTCAGTCTTCTGGTCCAGGACTGCGGCGTCGCCTTCTTATATCAGGCCGCGGTCCGCCAGGAAATAGAAAGCGGCCTGCTGCGGCAAATTCCCCTTGCGGACTTTGAAATGGAACATGACTTTACCTTCCTCTGGAACAAGGACAGCGTCTTCTCCGAATACTACGCGGACGTCTGCGGCGAATTGAAGACGTGCGAGTGATCGGCCGGTTTTGATAAAGATATGGCCGAAGCTGCTTGTATAATATAGATTATTAACGAGGAAGCGAGGAAGTCCCTATGACCAAACCTAGCGTAATATTGGGTAAACTTGATACTGCCTCTTTTGATATTATCAATAAAATGGCAGTTGTCCTCGTATTTATAACTTTGACAGCTGCTACTATTTATACGGGAAGCCTCGCAATGGGTATAATATTAACTCTTGTTGCCATGGCCGCTTTGGCGATAGCTGCGCCGATATTGGGAATCATTCTCTACGGAGCTTATACGATATTTAAGCTGATAAAACTCTAAATTTTTATCCATGCATCGCTTTTATTATTTTTACTGTCTCATCATATTATCACATCTGTACGCATGCATGGGAAGCTAAAAAGAATGTCCATGAGATCTTTATAACATTGTGAAGGAAGCAGAACCTATAGCAGATCCAAAACGGGGAGAGGGCGGTGCCGATGATAAGACCGATGGATAAAGCTGTGTTTAGCAATAATATCACCTCTTTTATTGACCGTCATACTGATGCACTTGTCATCATCACTTGCTGGACGTTGTGGGGGCTAGGCTGGTGGATGACCGGTAATGCCGCGGTCGGTTTATTCATGGTGCCCGTGCTCATTCTGTTTTTTGTAGTGGCG is drawn from Cloacibacillus porcorum and contains these coding sequences:
- a CDS encoding 4Fe-4S dicluster domain-containing protein; the encoded protein is MSVEIIYDKCLNCGACYKHCPNDVIGWDGDKKRPVVAYQDECSHCGVCALECRHGAIRHTIPLACYDDITTMAPSVNQPEEFNWQKWL
- a CDS encoding LysR family transcriptional regulator; translation: MDIKQLKRFLDLYETGSFTKTAENLFLSQQALSSSIITLERELGRALFERTPNGIVPTAAGDILRDLSIPLVRNFDEMTLELGARFDRIREPLFLGLAPGVLQACSPDMLFRFREANRDIELKGIESSDTACVENVLNGTADIALCPRPHDITDMEYIPVGEEKIYAVVNRESPLAGRGSVSVADLRNEKLVSLNKYYEVYHKLVECCRRHGLTPEFIVESGESGILLSMVKMNMCVFVCMEYITRDMDMEHCLKIPLADEDMVWKYGLVRRRGRPLSRATDRFIDFIVHHTSRN
- a CDS encoding LysR family transcriptional regulator is translated as MLDFRIKTFLSVCKYMNLTYAAEELHITQPAVSQQIRYLEKLYGVRLLVREGKKIKLTPAGEVLLSTMTLLRNDENAMIKRMRQYNEKKKALIFGVTLTIGEYVIVSPLAQYLKKHPETDIHIKYGNTSLLLEHLRGGEIDFALVEGYFKSHDYDTLHYRTEKYIPVCAAGHRFIKDVKTLSDLLPERLLVREQGSGTRDILEKNLETRNLSIPDFSHLVEVENMHTIVSLLVQDCGVAFLYQAAVRQEIESGLLRQIPLADFEMEHDFTFLWNKDSVFSEYYADVCGELKTCE
- a CDS encoding FAD-dependent oxidoreductase; translated protein: MKIVQTEILVIGGGIAGCFAAIRASKMGKSVALLDKATLRRGGSVGPGMDHVSIGVHPESISYEEAREYAASAKKDLVDPNVTLAVDVHAYERVKDLEEFGVPLREDDGSYFIWRIPERHFCCISYRGVDTKVKLGKAVEKTTTKIFERTMGVELIKEGGRVIGAVGLNTRSGELTAFIAKATILCTGETTRQYIAPDGPFNTYFSPTNTGDAETMAYRAGAKMVNMEFLYWDYVTVRAGGGIVGVKPFDKMGKLINRNGEVLLNTPEESIMRCFIMQKEIIEGCSPLYWDLRDVPEDALKMYEREMSNEYPITKQWFKQRNLDIRKNLIPMKLDPCCVMGGPLVDERLRTSVPGLYAAGATTAFARAIVGASVTGDIAAEEASAYASAIGQPEAPEAYLRQLEEEICAPLARREGINPKELELAVRELVTNDVGYFKSENMMEYALGKLLDYRRDFTDKLTAASPHELMRCCEAKSIIDYAEMHIRASMYRKETRFRHLANYVHYRTDYPDTDPAWEKWVVIERDDDGEMTIGTCEVPELKEA
- a CDS encoding YeiH family protein, translated to MDFVRKNGYGIMLCFAIAAPAWFLGKMFPIVGGAVIAILAGMLLTIFLKDKSKVDSGIKFTSKKVLQWAVILLGFGMDLNVVLQTGRQSLPIIICTISVSLLVAYALHKTMRIPSKISMLIGVGSSICGGSAIAATAPVIDADEEEVAQAISVIFFFNVVAALVFPALGQMIGFNIASGEPFGIFAGTAVNDTSSVTATAATWDSMWNLGSATLDKAVTVKLTRTLAIIPITLILATTYARKEKEGYGGKVDMKQIFPFFILFFIAASVITTVAVSYGVSASTFGPVKELSKFFIILAMAAIGLNTNIVKLIKNGGKPILLGASCWAGITGVCLVLQSALELM